One genomic segment of Amycolatopsis granulosa includes these proteins:
- a CDS encoding SDR family oxidoreductase: MTTKRTAVITGASAGIGEATARALAEAGFHVVLGARRLDRLEKLAADLSGTAHVLDVTDPDSVAAFVQRVPDCHVLVNNAGGARGLEHVADADEDHWRWMWEVNVLGTLRMTKALLPKLIASGDGHVVTVTSIAGHEVYAGGSGYTSAKHAQSALHRTLRLEHLGDPIRITEIAPGLVETDFSANRFDGDTDRAKKVYAGLTPLTARDVAEVIAFAVTRPPHVNLDTIVLKPRAQLDGTRAHRI, from the coding sequence ATGACGACCAAGCGAACCGCCGTGATCACCGGCGCCAGCGCGGGTATCGGCGAGGCGACCGCTCGCGCTCTCGCCGAAGCCGGGTTCCACGTCGTGCTCGGGGCTCGCCGCCTCGACCGCCTGGAAAAACTGGCCGCCGATCTGTCCGGAACCGCACACGTACTGGACGTCACCGACCCCGATTCGGTTGCGGCGTTCGTCCAGCGGGTTCCAGATTGCCACGTTCTCGTCAACAACGCGGGTGGTGCGCGTGGTCTGGAGCACGTGGCGGACGCCGACGAGGACCATTGGCGCTGGATGTGGGAGGTCAACGTCCTCGGCACGCTGCGCATGACGAAAGCGCTGCTGCCGAAGCTGATCGCCTCCGGTGACGGTCATGTCGTGACCGTCACCTCGATCGCAGGCCACGAGGTGTACGCGGGCGGTTCCGGCTACACCTCGGCCAAGCACGCCCAGTCGGCGCTGCACCGCACGCTGCGGTTGGAGCACCTGGGCGACCCGATCCGGATCACCGAGATCGCGCCGGGGCTGGTCGAGACCGACTTCTCCGCCAACCGCTTCGACGGCGACACCGACCGCGCGAAGAAGGTGTACGCGGGGCTGACCCCGCTGACCGCGCGGGACGTGGCGGAGGTCATCGCGTTCGCGGTGACCCGGCCGCCGCACGTGAACCTGGACACCATCGTGCTGAAGCCCCGCGCGCAGCTCGACGGCACCCGCGCGCACCGCATCTGA